One Capsicum annuum cultivar UCD-10X-F1 unplaced genomic scaffold, UCD10Xv1.1 ctg2352, whole genome shotgun sequence DNA segment encodes these proteins:
- the LOC124890731 gene encoding AT-hook motif nuclear-localized protein 10-like: MLPAAMRSVNNPVQILRNALSTKKGEVEVAQTALEAAYKDEKGQNPKTIGSPVVVAGATADPSKKKRSRPRKIVVDGNTSVPGATSSETIQKAGLRSTTRTIHVNIGEDIISMVMTFLQQGPPAACVLSATGNVRNVTLRRSAMGSDTEMYKPSDGHIGSASKGYNDVHEGHGFGVRNGIRVLSERQS; encoded by the exons ATGTTACCTGCTGCTATGAGAAGTGTTAACAACCCAGTGCAAATATTGAGGAATGCCCTTAGTACAAAGAAGGGTGAGGTGGAGGTTGCTCAGACTGCCTTGGAGGCTGCATATAAAGATGAAAAAGG GCAAAACCCAAAAACTATTGGATCACCTGTTGTCGTTGCTGGGGCTACTGCTGATCCCTCTAAGAAAAAGAGGAGTCGTCCAAGAAAGATTGTTGTTGATGGTAACACTAGTGTTCCTGGTGCTACTTCTTCAGAAACCATCCAAAAAG CTGGATTGAGATCTACAACGCGCACAATTCATGTGAACATCGGGGAG GACATTATATCTATGGTAATGACTTTCTTACAGCAAGGACCACCGGCAGCTTGTGTGCTATCTGCAACTGGAAACGTACGTAATGTCACCCTCCGACGGTCTGCAATGGGTAGTGACACTGAGATGTATAAG CCTAGTGATGGGCACATAGGGTCTGCTTCGAAAGGTTATAATGATGTGCATGAAGGACATGGTTTCGGTGTAAGAAATGGTATAAGAGTGCTTAGCGAGAGGCAAAGTTAG